The genomic region TGTCGCGCACGAAGCGGTAGGTGAGGCGGATGTCGAGGTCGGCGCGGAAGACCTTGGCGGCGACCCCCCGCTCCAGCGTCCCGAGCCAGGCCTTCTCGAACTTCACCTGCGAGTCGGAGAGGTAGTGGAAGCGGGGCTGGGCGGAGAGGGTGCGGGATTCCTTCTGGTAGATCGCGACGGCGGCGCGGTGCCGGTCGATCTCCCGGAACGATTCGGTGACGAGGGCCTCGATGGTCTCCCTGGGGCCGAGACCGGCCGCGAGGACGGTGTCGTAGCCCTCCCACAGTTCGGTGAGGAAGGCGGAGAGGATCTCGTCGAGCATCGATTCCTTGGAATCGAAGTGGTAGTAGAGGCTGCCGGCGAGCATCCCGGCGGCGTCGGCGATCTTGCGGACGGTCGTGGCGTTGTAGCCCTGCGCGGCGAACACCTCGGCGGCGGTGTCGAGGAGTTCGCGACGCCGTTCGGGCGTGGCCGTCACCTGCGGCTTCTTCTTGGCTGTCGGCTTGTTGGTTGGCACGCGTCCATTCTCGGCCTACGGGTGCTGGCTGCTGACCGACACGGTCTCGCCGGTCATGTACGACGAGTAGCCGCTGGCCAGGAAGACGATGACGTTGGCGACCTCCCAGGGCTCGGCGTAGCGGCCGAAGGCCTCGCGGGCGGTGAGTTCGGTGAGCAGGGCCTGGCTCGTGACCTTCACCAGGTGCGGGTGCATGGCCAGGCTCGGGGCGACCGCGTTGACCCGTACGCCGAACTCGGCGGCCTCCAGCGCCGCGCAGCGGGTCAGTGCCATCACCCCG from Streptomyces sp. NBC_00190 harbors:
- a CDS encoding TetR/AcrR family transcriptional regulator translates to MPTNKPTAKKKPQVTATPERRRELLDTAAEVFAAQGYNATTVRKIADAAGMLAGSLYYHFDSKESMLDEILSAFLTELWEGYDTVLAAGLGPRETIEALVTESFREIDRHRAAVAIYQKESRTLSAQPRFHYLSDSQVKFEKAWLGTLERGVAAKVFRADLDIRLTYRFVRDTVWVAASWYRPGGQHSPEEIARQYLSMVLDGIAVRA